The Salvelinus fontinalis isolate EN_2023a chromosome 24, ASM2944872v1, whole genome shotgun sequence genome has a segment encoding these proteins:
- the LOC129822566 gene encoding protein FAM222B-like, with product MLACLPASSGDPTTRFLSHTQMNTGLQQWDTTKKMRSANYPTPAELDAFAKKVANKPLTIKIFPNSVKVPQRKHIRRTVNGLDTSSSSQRHSPYPSQVSSTRAGLLAVLRTSTGKSALKDTDGSQAHLLPKAAMNLHSGSYVAQSSLNLPEPVPHLQGMSQTQHQALKQKQGLSHPHPQHAVQQHNMAHHVTSQPQNMPQPRPKTLQQQNMAHPQTLQRQQTLSQLQTVQQQQQNLAHPQNIQRQQSLPHTQTLRQQNQTRPQTLQQQHLLHPQTLQHQTHPHQQALVQQAVAQAQGLRHLPDLAHAQPPPSLQHSQGLQHSQSLSQPLTQGLRHQPDVAQSQPPPSLQHSQGLPPSQQLLHASGAGPGPPSASNALQPQPGPPYGPRKLPDADVPPNVTVSTSTIPLSMAAGLHHNRPGTDLSSIVHQINQFCQARAGMGATSVCEGQIANPSPISRNLLINASSRVNTPHNLDLLPSCLLGPTENAPGESQGPAGGLQPNMAVMNRMPPAFHTDIKQQLQQQQLQQLQQVHQQQQHNQLQQLQQVHQQQQLQHQLQQQLQQQRSWNQHQLAHMQPLPEGANPRREIPSGPVFPAKTLNYPHVLLASQPQAFYLKHPSDKTTPSPSVTGPPGGTMPSYTNGCYLQAPWGSVLQAGKSDGLGPLDLAFQGGSSGASIDCSTPGSQYRPGARPGFPGSGQTKLMKQNVSDYLAGDFQTFQHNPGAMGKMHRPPMGRAPAQGPELGNGRNIPAHHPGYR from the exons ATGCTGGCCTGTCTGCCAGCATCATCAGGTGACCCTACAACCCGATTTCTCTCCCACACGCAGATGAACACTGGACTTCAGCAAT GGGACACTACAAAGAAGATGAGATCTGCCAACTATCCAACCCCAGCAGAATTGGATGCCTTTGCTAAGAAAGTCGCCAACAAGCCTCTGACCATAAAGATCTTTCCCAACAGTGTCAAAGTACCTCAGAGAAAGCACATCCGCCGCACAGTGAACGGGTTGGACACGTCCAGCTCCAGCCAGCGCCACAGCCCCTACCCGTCTCAGGTCAGCAGCACCAGAGCGGGCCTCCTGGCCGTCCTCCGCACTTCGACCGGCAAAAGCGCCCTCAAAGACACAGACGGCAGCCAAGCCCATCTGCTTCCCAAAGCAGCCATGAACCTCCACAGCGGGTCGTACGTCGCTCAAAGCTCTTTAAATCTCCCCGAGCCTGTCCCCCACCTCCAGGGCATGTCTCAAACCCAACACCAGGCATTGAAACAGAAACAGGGCCTCTCCCACCCACATCCACAGCATGCTgtacagcagcacaacatggctcACCATGTGACTTCACAGCCACAGAATATGCCTCAACCTCGCCCTAAAACTTTACAGCAACAGAACATGGCCCACCCTCAAACTTTACAGCGGCAACAAACCTTGTCCCAGCTGCAAACTGTACAGCAGCAACAGCAGAATCTGGCGCACCCCCAGAATATCCAGCGGCAGCAAAGTTTGCCTCACACGCAGACTTTACGACAGCAAAATCAGACTCGGCCACAAACCTTACAGCAGCAGCATCTTCTTCATCCTCAGACGCTGCAGCACCAGACTCATCCTCACCAACAAGCTTTAGTACAGCAGGCTGTGGCTCAGGCTCAAGGTCTCCGGCACCTGCCTGACTTAGCCCACGCCCAGCCTCCACCTAGTCTGCAACATTCCCAGGGCCTGCAGCACTCCCAGAGCCTGTCACAGCCTCTCACCCAGGGCCTCCGGCACCAGCCTGACGTAGCCCAGTCCCAGCCTCCACCCAGTCTGCAACATTCCCAGGGCCTCCCCCCATCTCAGCAGCTCCTCCATGCCTCCGGTGCCGGCCCTGGCCCTCCCTCTGCTTCCAATGCCCTGCAGCCCCAGCCAGGCCCCCCCTACGGCCCCAGGAAGCTGCCAGACGCAGACGTCCCGCCAAACGTAACTGTATCTACCTCCACCATCCCGCTATCCATGGCGGCCGGCCTGCACCACAACCGGCCGGGCACAGACCTGAGCAGCATCGTGCACCAGATCAACCAGTTCTGCCAGGCTCGGGCCGGAATGGGTGCCACCTCAGTGTGCGAGGGCCAGATTGCCAACCCCAGCCCCATCAGCCGTAACCTTCTCATCAATGCCAGCTCCAGGGTCAACACACCCCACAATCTGGACCTCCTTCCCTCCTGCCTGCTGGGCCCCACAGAGAATGCCCCTGGAGAGTCCCAGGGCCCTGCTGGTGGCCTACAGCCCAACATGGCTGTCATGAATAGGATGCCACCTGCTTTCCACACTGACATAAAGCAGCAGTTACAGCAGCAGCAATTACAGCAGTTACAACAGGTTCACCAGCAGCAACAACATAATCAGTTACAGCAGCTCCAACAGgtccatcagcagcaacaactacAACATCAGTTACAGCAGCAACTCCAACAGCAACGCTCCTGGAACCAGCACCAGCTGGCTCACATGCAGCCCCTGCCCGAGGGAGCCAACCCCAGGAGAGAAATCCCCTCTGGGCCTGTCTTCCCTGCCAAGACCCTCAACTATCCCCACGTGCTGCTGGCTTCACAGCCACAAGCCTTCTACCTTAAACACCCATCAGACAAGACAACCCCCTCGCCCTCCGTAACCGGCCCACCGGGTGGCACCATGCCCAGCTACACCAACGGGTGCTACCTGCAGGCTCCATGGGGCAGTGTCCTACAAGCAGGCAAAAGTGATGGTCTAGGCCCTCTGGATTTGGCCTTCCAGGGGGGCTCGTCAGGGGCCTCCATAGACTGCAGCACACCAGGATCACAGTACCGACCAGGAGCCAGACCCGGGTTCCCAGGTTCGGGTCAGACCAAGCTGATGAAGCAGAACGTGTCTGATTACCTGGCTGGGGATTTCCAGACGTTCCAGCATAACCCAGGTGCCATGGGGAAGATGCACAGGCCCCCCATGGGTAGAGCTCCAGCCCAGGGCCCAGAGCTAGGCAACGGTAGAAATATCCCCGCTCACCACCCAGGCTATAGATAG